The sequence CGGGTGTCTTGGGTCTGGGAGAGGATCTCCAGGGAGGAGAGAAGACGCAAGATGTCCCACGAAGAGTTGAGGATGGCGAAGCGTAAGGCTGTCGGCACGAAGCAAACCATCAAGGCTCTCGAAAGGGGAGAAGCAAGAGTCATCTATCTGGCCAGGGATGCTGAGGAACGGGTCATAAAGAACGTAATAGAGTTGTGCAAGGCGAATGGTGTCAAGGTCGTCCACGTAGATACCATGGCGCAACTCGGGAAAGCATGCGGTATTGAAGTAGGCGCGGCCTCAGCCGCAATCCTGGTGGATTGAAGCCGGGGTCAAAGGACCGAAGGAGACGATCCTGCATGCCCCTTGCACCCTGAGGTGGAAGGGGCATGTTCTGTGTATGGAGGACTCAAGGGAAGGAGGTGCCAGGTCGCATGCCAACCATCAGTCAACTGGTACGCAAAGGCCGGGAGAAGGTTGCGGAAAAGTCCTCGGCGCCGGCGCTTAGGTGGCATTACAACTCTTTCACTCGGCGGTCGGAGTACACAGCGAAAGGGTCCCCCCAGAAAAGGGGAGTGTGTACCGTAGTGAGGACGACGACGCCCAAGAAGCCCAACTCCGCGCTTCGCAAGATCGCGCGTGTGCGGCTCACGAACGGGCTCGAGGTGACGGCGTATGTTCCGGGGATAGGTCATAACCTGCAGGAGCACTCCGTGGTGCTCATAAGAGGCGGCAGGGTCAAGGACCTCCCTGGTGTTCGGTATCACATTATCCGCGGCACGCTCGACGCCGCGGGCGTCGCAAATCGCAAGAAGGGGCGCTCGAAGTACGGGGCGAAGCGTCCAAAGGCGTAGCATTGACTCTCAAGCAAGGCGGCCGGGGAACCCACTGCGGAACGGTGGCTGCTGGTAGGTCCATCCCGGCGTCAGACGGCATAGGCCGGCCAGGGTAGCCAGATACTATAAAGAATGTGCTTGGGAAAGGAGGGGTGCGGATGCCCAGGAGGGGCGGGGTGGTGAAACGTGAGACCGTGCCAGATCCGGTGTTCCAAAACGTCCTCGCGGCGCAGATGATCAACAAGCTGCTTCTCAGGGGTAAGAAAGGCGTTGCGGAGTCCATCTTTTATGGCGCCATGGACATTGTTCGGGAGAAGAGCGGCAAGGATCCGATGGAGGTTTTCGAGCGGGCGGTCAAGAACGTCATGCCTGTGCTCGAGGTGAGACCGCGGAGGGTCGGCGGGTCAACCTATCAGGTGCCGATGGAGGTGCGCCCTGAAAGGCGCACGGCGCTCGCGCTGCGCTGGCTCGTGCAGAACGCTAGAGCACGCTCGGAGAGGAGCATGGCCGAGAAGCTGGCGGGTGAGATTCTCGACGCGTCGGCTGGCCAGGGGGCTTCCGTGAAGAAGAAGGAAGACACCCACAGAATGGCCGAGGCCAACAAAGCGTTCGCTCATTACAGATGGTAGGTCTTTCTTTTGAAGTCGCAAGTGGCATGGGATTTGGAACGTTACTTGAGTCCGGCTTCCCGCTTGACATTCGTTGCGAGAAAGGAGGGGATGGAAGGTGGACGAAAGGTTCCCACTTGAAAAGACGAGGAACATCGGCATAATGGCACACATCGACGCCGGGAAAACCACGACCACCGAGCGCATCCTCTTCTACACCGGGCGCGTGCACAAGATTGGGGAAGTGGACGAGGGCGCGGCAACGATGGACTGGATGGTCCAGGAACAGGAGCGCGGCATCACGATAACCGCTGCGGCCACAACGTGCTTCTGGAAGGGCCATCGGATAAACATCATAGACACGCCCGGGCACGTGGACTTCACCATGGAGGTTGAGCGGTCGCTTCGCGTGCTAGATGGCGCGATCGCAGTGCTGTGTGCCGTGGGCGGTGTGGAGCCTCAGACGGAGACCGTATGGCGGCAGGCCGACCGGTACCACGTTCCGAGGATCGTCTTCGTGAACAAGATGGACCGTGTTGGGGCGGATTTCGACCGCGCGGTGGACATGATCCGCGCTAGGCTCGGTGCGCGGGGTGTTCCGATCCAAATGCCCATAGGGTGTGAGGAAGGCTTCAAGGGCGTAATCGACCTCATCGAGGGAAAGGCCGTGGTTTACCTCGACGACCTCGGCATGCAGACGGAGGTTACCGACATACCTCCGGAGATGCGCGAAGAGGCTGCAAGGCGACGCGAGGAACTCATCGAAGCCCTGGCTGATCTAGATGATGCCATAATGGCAAAGTACATCGAGGGTGAGGAGATATCCGCGTCAGAGCTGAAGCGGGCGCTTCGCGAGGCGACCCTCGCGGCGAAGATCGTCCCGGTGCTTTGCGGCGCGGCGTTTCGCAACAAAGGCGTCCAGCCCCTTCTCGACGCGGTGGTGGAGTATCTTCCGGCGCCGAGTGACCTTCCGCCGGTGAAGGGGATCAACCCCAAGACCGGTGAGGAGGAGGAAAGGGCGCCAGAAGACGGCGAGCCGCTTGCCGCTTTGGCGTTCAAGATAGCGGCCGACCCGTACGTGGGCAAGCTCACGTATTTCCGGGTGTACTCTGGAGTCGTGCGGGCTGGGTCATATGTCTACAACGCGACGAAGGGCAAGAAAGAGAGGCTCGCGCGGATACTGCTGATGCACGCGAACCACCGCGAGGATGTGGACGTGGCGCGCGCGGGCGACATCGTCGCGGCTGTGGGCCTCAGGGAGGTCACAACCGGCGACACGCTCAGTGACGAAGAAAGGCCGATCGTCCTGGAGGCCATAGAGTTTCCGGAGCCCGTTATTTCGGTGGCGGTGGAACCGAAGACCAAGGCCGACGAGGACAAACTCGGCGCTGCGCTCGCCAAGTTGGCTGAGGAGGATCCGACCTTTCACGTCCGGCAGGATCCCGAGACAGGGCAGACCGTGATCTCGGGCATGGGCGAGCTACACCTGGAGATCATCATCGACAGGCTCGTCCGCGAGTTCAAGGTCGAGGCGAACGTCGGCAAGCCGCAGGTGTCGTACAGGGAAACCATACGGTCAACCGTGGAGAGCGAGGGCCGGTTCATCAGGCAGACGGGTGGCAGAGGACAGTACGGCCACGTGAAGCTGGTGCTTTCGCCGCTGCCTGCGGGAAGCGGGTTCGAGTTCGAGGACAAGGTTACCGGGGGAGCTATACCCAAGGAGTTCATCCCGGCGGTGGAAGCTGGCGCCCGCGAGGCCATGGAGTCCGGGGTGCTTGCGGGCTATCCTCTGGTAGACATCAAGGTCACGCTCTTCGACGGATCGTACCACGAGGTGGATTCGTCCGAGATGGCCTTCAAGATAGCGGCATCCATGGCCGTCAAGGATGGTGCGAGGCGGGCCAACCCGGTGTTGTTGGAGCCTCTGATGCGCATGGAAGTAGTCATCCCGGAGGAGTTCACCGGGGATGTCATTGCGGACATCAGCGCCAGGCGTGGCAGGGTGCAGGGCATGGAGAGGCGAGGCCCGTCCCAGATTATCAGGGCTCACGTGCCTCTTGCGGAGACATTCGGGTACGCCACTGACCTGCGGTCGCTTACGCAGGGGAGAGGAACCTACGTCATGCATTTCATGCGTTATGAGGAGGTTCCCGCGCAGATCGCTGAGGCCGTGTCTGCGCGCGGGAGGTACTCGTGATAAAGTGAAGACCTATGCCAAGGGAGGATGACTTGAGAATGGCCAAGCAGAAGTTTGAGAGGACAAAGCCGCATGTGAACGTGGGGACCATCGGGCACATCGACCACGGCAAGACAACCTTGACCTCGGCGATCACGCTGGTCCTGAGCAAGCACGGCATGGCTACCTACAAGAAATTCGAAGAGATCGACAATGCTCCGGAGGAGCGGGAGCGTGGCATCACCATCTCCACTTGCCACGTGGAGTACGAGACCGAGAAGCGTCACTACGCGCACGTGGACTGCCCTGGCCACGCCGACTACATCAAGAACATGATCACCGGCGCGGCACAGATGGACGGCGCCATCCTCGTGGTGAGCGCTGAGGACGGACCGATGCCTCAGACGAGGGAGCACGTGCTGCTCGCGAGGCAGGTCGGTGTGCCTTACATCGTGGTCTTCCTGAACAAGGTCGACAGGATGGAGGGCGAGGAGGAGCTCATCGACCTGGTC is a genomic window of Bacillota bacterium containing:
- a CDS encoding 50S ribosomal protein L7Ae-like protein, whose protein sequence is MSHEELRMAKRKAVGTKQTIKALERGEARVIYLARDAEERVIKNVIELCKANGVKVVHVDTMAQLGKACGIEVGAASAAILVD
- the rpsL gene encoding 30S ribosomal protein S12, encoding MPTISQLVRKGREKVAEKSSAPALRWHYNSFTRRSEYTAKGSPQKRGVCTVVRTTTPKKPNSALRKIARVRLTNGLEVTAYVPGIGHNLQEHSVVLIRGGRVKDLPGVRYHIIRGTLDAAGVANRKKGRSKYGAKRPKA
- the rpsG gene encoding 30S ribosomal protein S7; the protein is MPRRGGVVKRETVPDPVFQNVLAAQMINKLLLRGKKGVAESIFYGAMDIVREKSGKDPMEVFERAVKNVMPVLEVRPRRVGGSTYQVPMEVRPERRTALALRWLVQNARARSERSMAEKLAGEILDASAGQGASVKKKEDTHRMAEANKAFAHYRW
- the fusA gene encoding elongation factor G; its protein translation is MDERFPLEKTRNIGIMAHIDAGKTTTTERILFYTGRVHKIGEVDEGAATMDWMVQEQERGITITAAATTCFWKGHRINIIDTPGHVDFTMEVERSLRVLDGAIAVLCAVGGVEPQTETVWRQADRYHVPRIVFVNKMDRVGADFDRAVDMIRARLGARGVPIQMPIGCEEGFKGVIDLIEGKAVVYLDDLGMQTEVTDIPPEMREEAARRREELIEALADLDDAIMAKYIEGEEISASELKRALREATLAAKIVPVLCGAAFRNKGVQPLLDAVVEYLPAPSDLPPVKGINPKTGEEEERAPEDGEPLAALAFKIAADPYVGKLTYFRVYSGVVRAGSYVYNATKGKKERLARILLMHANHREDVDVARAGDIVAAVGLREVTTGDTLSDEERPIVLEAIEFPEPVISVAVEPKTKADEDKLGAALAKLAEEDPTFHVRQDPETGQTVISGMGELHLEIIIDRLVREFKVEANVGKPQVSYRETIRSTVESEGRFIRQTGGRGQYGHVKLVLSPLPAGSGFEFEDKVTGGAIPKEFIPAVEAGAREAMESGVLAGYPLVDIKVTLFDGSYHEVDSSEMAFKIAASMAVKDGARRANPVLLEPLMRMEVVIPEEFTGDVIADISARRGRVQGMERRGPSQIIRAHVPLAETFGYATDLRSLTQGRGTYVMHFMRYEEVPAQIAEAVSARGRYS